Within Theileria orientalis strain Shintoku DNA, chromosome 4, complete genome, the genomic segment TGTTGTTATACTCCTTGTTGACTTTATGGAACACCAAATATGCATAAATTGCACGAGCCATTTCTACTCTTACACGTTGACCTCCACTGAGTGAATGGGCATTATCTGACACTACTCTAAGGTCACCCTTCTCCCAGGTTGATATATCATACTCAAGTTCCACAGCTTTAAGCACAgtgttatataaattatcatCAAACTTATGACCAAATACAATGTTGGATCTAATAGTACCCTGTTGCAGGAATATGTCTTGTGatgcataaaatattggcaTTGATGTGTGTAGAGGTATAACTGCCATTGAGCCACCCACTAGGGTCATCTCACCAAGCATTGATTTGATAAAGTTAGATTTGCCAGCACCTTTTGAGCCTGTGACAACTGCCATCTCACCACGTTTTAGTTCAAAATtgatgttcttcaataACGGTTCatagtttttgtttattaggTCGTCGCGTGTGTTGACCCATGTGAATGTGGCGTCTTTGTAATATACAACAACATCGTTAGGTATTTGGATGGTAATGCTAGTGATGTCGGTGGACGTCTGAGTGGAACCAGTAAACCGGTTGTCACTGATATAAAAGTTTGGAGAACAATCATTCATGTAGTACTCAGCTCTGAGATATGACATCAAAGAATACGTAAAAAATTTCATTGCGTCAGGTACGAACAACATCGAATCTGAAATCTTGAGCATCACAGTCATAGTTGCAACCAGCGGAGCAGtttcaaattttttaatatccTTTGTTTTGATAATTTCATTTACCAAATCATTTAGGACATGATACACTGAAAACGATGTAAGAACGTTTACAAACAACCTATTGAGGAATGACAGTAAAAATCttaaaaaaagtaacatGAGCTCGTTGTTCCTTGTGCGCGTTATTATGTTATGTGCAATGTCGtccatacacattttgtcAATTAAGTTTAATCCTGCAATTATCTCCCtagatttatttattcgATAATCCTTCAAGCcgtaaatatattttaaaatcaaggTATTGAAAAGTTCGACAATACCCATCAGGAACGTAACCGACAAATAAAAGACGTACATGGGCCAAACCCTAATAGGTATGCAATGCTTAACCACCCAGAACCCAGCAATGAAGTTAAACATgaactgtaaaatatatataaccGACTCAATAAAAAGTGAGATGTAGTATGAATCCATAAACTCGAAAGCGAATATTCTTGAGTTTATATCTTTATTTTGGTATCGTAGAGCTTGACAGAATAGTGGATTTTTAGAACACTCTGAGTCAGGTGAACAACTGTGTAGTACCTGGTTACACACATTCAATTGGTTGGAGCcgtttatgttatttgCGAACCTACGTCTATGGCATAGGCCATTTTGAAATATGGTGATGGAAAATAGATACTGTATTACATGAATTAGCCTGTACATATAAAAGTTCGCGTGATCCATAAATATTGCTATAAAAAACTGTAAAAAAGCCAATGATAAAATCAAcgaatataataaaacataccTATCAGGTTCATCAACCATAAGGTAAATAATCCTCTTAACGATAAAAACGAGACACATTGTAGAGGTGTTTAACACAAAAAAACTAAACATAATCAAAAGCATCCGCTTCCAAAATGTTAAGAATAAGGCACGAAGCATTACTGATTTGTACTTTTTagttttcttcttcgtttgCGACCCAGAGGCAACCTCTTTGTCCAGACTAATCAACCCATCACTAACACGTTTCGAAAATATGGGCTGCCAATACATAATTTGGTCCGATACTGGGAGAGGATAGAACTTATAAGGTTCAACATACTGTTTAGAAACGAGTGTGATCCATCTCCTGGCCCAGGTAAAAAAGGCATAAAACTTAGTCCCATGGTCAAGGTACTTGAAAAGGtgttttttgaaaaaacgACAGTTCCTGGCCTTTAGATACACTTCACTTTCCCAGAAGCAGTATTCAGGCCATCCTTCCAGACTCAAAGTCTTGCTAACCTCAAGCTTGTCCATGTTAAATAGCAATTACACCTTTTCCATGGTTAAATGGCTTTCCCTCCTACCATTTGGGCATTTTGAATTGACTTAATTATGATAGTCTACATTGATAAAATGCTCATATTTAACTTCCATGATAAACTATCCATATTTTGATTCCATGGAAGgacaaaataatttacaaataatgaATAGGAATTCTTCCACACATTTAAGCacaattaaatcaatacaGAATATAtgtcatatatatattttaaaatatgtttattttaatgtataattttatttaacgAAATTTtccattaatttaattccATTCTGtcaattttgtattataatatcGCAGTTTCTTTTACACAGCTACACAATGGATTCTTCAGATTCCGAGGTATATTTTGGGAATTTTTTGACAAATCTGTTCTAATTTATACTATCGAATTCATATAATgctaatttttaatttacgTAGGTGATTATCCAACTTCGGGATGTGAACAACGTCTTCCTGGGTTCTTCCACGACTGTTCCCATCAAGTACTCAGTgatttcaatttattttaatttttagccTATCTAAGGACCAAATAGAACAGTTGTTGAAGGCGCTTCTGAAGACGGAAGCGAACTACGACGAAGATGTGgacaacaacaagtacTCGTTCATCCTGGAAAATAGCGAGGAGATTAAAACGACACTGGAAGATGCACTAAACGTCTCAAAGCAGGAGTTTAGCGGAGAACTGGTGTTTAAGATAACGTACATTCCAATTTCAATATACAGCATAAGGCCAGTAACAAGGTGTTCCTCGTCGCTGCAAGGTTACTTAATCCAAGAGTCATTTTATATAGGACACACAGAGTCGGTTCTATGCCTAGAGTTTAGTCCAGATGGAGCATATTTGGCATCAGGATCAGGAGACACGACGGTACAAAATATAGAGAATACGCAATTAGAGTTATTAGTTTGCCTAAGTGTGAtgaatgataataaataaacaataggTGAGGGTTTGGGACTTATCAACGCAAACGCCAATTAAGACATTCACTGGCCATAAAAACTGGGTGATGAGCATATCATGGTCACCGGACGGAAACACATTGTCCTCAGGAGGAATGGTAGGTGGGAATGCAAATGTAACAATATTATAGGACAATAAAGTCATAATATGGGATCCGAAAACAGGAAGTAATAGAGTCTTAAATGGACACACAAAGGTAATAACAGTAAAATGATACAAAGAGGATATATTAGGTAgatagataaatagatggattgataaataaattaatgataaataaatttgagataattaaataaaagatataagcagtaaatataaaaagaattAAGATTCACAAGTTTAAATAGGCAGTAACCACATTGGCATGGCAGCCATTACACAATATGAATAACACAGATAACTACCCAAACCTAGCAAGCGGAAGCATGGATTTCACAGTGAGAATATGGAGCGTGAAGAGTTACACATGTATAAGGACACTGTCCGGACACACGAGAGGAATATCACAAGTACTGTGGTCAGCAGAACAAGA encodes:
- a CDS encoding uncharacterized protein (NLE domain containing protein) — its product is MDSSDSEVIIQLRDVNNVFLGSSTTVPINLSKDQIEQLLKALLKTEANYDEDVDNNKYSFILENSEEIKTTLEDALNVSKQEFSGELVFKITPDGAYLASGSGDTTVRVWDLSTQTPIKTFTGHKNWVMSISWSPDGNTLSSGGMVGGNANDNKVIIWDPKTGSNRVLNGHTKAVTTLAWQPLHNMNNTDNYPNLASGSMDFTVRIWSVKSYTCIRTLSGHTRGISQVLWSAEQENRIFSSSRDTLIKVWEASTGALIKDLKGHAHWINTLTSNTSRLIKSGPYSPENFERETTKFESMEAMIAESKKIYKRFKQESGQERLLSGSDDNTMFIWIPNSDTNKPLHRLTGHQQLINHVRHIGRVYRIAWSCRGNYLVSASSDSTLKLWDAETGKLKYDLPGHADEIYTLDWSNCGKTVASGKRKSNKAEINKCVGGKDRLVKLWCH